Proteins from a genomic interval of Choristoneura fumiferana chromosome 12, NRCan_CFum_1, whole genome shotgun sequence:
- the jumu gene encoding forkhead box protein N4 jumeau isoform X1: MCEIQDFAVEHKDIYIKKYSTCSDMDLYITDSLQDMLDMDIKNEMATDLSSITDFPDSLGLNFSDMPPLLDMDTDNSAIWLNNSSNSFVHNLDLYGSEANAVMVNPNSVMPSTFAETPVKSAVKEEASNLLLTSANNDLNSNTSVPSPKEEKSHLTFSPNAIKVSKVEPEEQPVVKKPLEEATQMVIYVRKQDKHVVKDLLKDLDTSKLKTTTPTQAQTVRVKAAHELIKVNNKNCSILNTSQKVAQQLGTNTIISGNIHILDAQQSRTILANSNKSQATILIDNSSLNNNRQIIKTSVSGAFTVDPSQAKYVNSTIKHTSGGGEFPKPAYSYSCLIAMALKNSRTGSLPVSEIYNFMCQHFPYFKTAPNGWKNSVRHNLSLNKCFEKIEKPSTNGSQRKGCLWAMNPSKVGKMDEEVQKWSRKDPQAIKKAMVYPDSLEALERGEMKYSGAAGDVDEDDPDADADAELDADVELDPEVKAEVEEEETIVEQEVSDQELEVEEVVEGTGMVGGTYRLLAAGPSALASYITDVDSGEEISDIEVLDQSYEEIDIDVTKPMKLDLSVSENYTIHSAKRAKTSFIYQPVAAQAHTSRRKTPLVNRVALI, from the exons ATGTGTGAAATTCAGGATTTTGCTGTTGAGCATAAGGATATTTATATAAAGAAATATTCG aCGTGCTCAGATATGGATTTATACATTACCGACTCACTCCAAGACATGCTGGACATGGACATCAAAAACGAAATGGCCACAGATCTAAGCAGTATAACAGATTTTCCT GACTCATTAGGACTTAATTTTTCTGATATGCCTCCTCTATTAGATATGGATACGGATAATTCTGCAATATGGCTCAACAACTCCTCTAATAGTTTTGTTCATAACTTGGATCTATATGGGTCAGAAGCTAACGCAGTTATGGTCAACCCGAACTCCGTCATGCCGTCCACATTCGCAGAAACTCCAGTTAAAAGCGCTGTGAAAGAAGAAGCTTCaaatttattactaacatcTGCCAACAATGACTTGAATAGCAATACATCAGTGCCTAGTCCTAAAGAAGAAAAAAGTCATCTTACTTTTTCTCCCAACGCAATCAAAGTTTCTAAAGTGGAGCCCGAAGAGCAGCCCGTCGTCAAGAAACCTCTAGAAGAGGCCACCCAGATGGTTATTTATGTGCGAAAACAAGACAAGCATGTGGTGAAGGATTTATTGAAGGACTTAGATACTAGCAAACTGAAAACTACCACTCCAACTCAAGCTCAAACAGTTAGAGTAAAAGCAGCCCACGAACTAATAAAAGTGAATAATAAAAACTGTTCTATTTTGAACACAAGCCAAAAAGTAGCACAACAATTAGGAACTAATACTATTATATCTGGTAATATTCATATATTAGATGCACAGCAATCTAGGACAATTTTAGCCAATAGCAACAAGAGTCAAGCGACGATACTAATTGATAACTCGTCGTTGAACAATAATAGGCAAATAATTAAGACATCGGTTAGTGGGGCATTTACTGTCGACCCTAGCCAAGCAAAATATGTAAACTCCACAATCAAACATACCTCCGGTGGCGGCGAGTTTCCTAAACCTGCATACTCCTATTCATGCTTGATAGCTATGGCGCTAAAGAACTCGAGAACAGGCAGTTTACCCGTCTCGGAAATTTATAATTTCATGTG tCAACATTTTCCTTATTTCAAAACGGCACCAAACGGTTGGAAAAATTCAGTGCGTCACAATCTTAGTTTAAATAAATGCtttgaaaaaattgaaaaaccaTCTACGAACGGAAGTCAAAGAAAAGGTTGCTTATGGGCCATGAATCCGTCTAAAGTTGGGAAGATGGATGAGGAAGTCCAAAAATGGTCACGAAAAGATCCTCAAGCTATTAAGAAGGCGATGGTTTATCCAG ACAGTCTGGAAGCTTTAGAGCGTGGCGAGATGAAATATAGTGGCGCGGCCGGCGACGTGGACGAAGACGATCCGGACGCAGACGCTGACGCAGAATTAGATGCTGATGTCGAGCTTGACCCCGAAGTTAAAGCCGAAGTGGAAGAGGAAGAGACTATTGTAGAACAG GAAGTGTCAGATCAAGAGTTGGAGGTGGAAGAAGTGGTAGAAGGAACAGGTATGGTGGGCGGAACCTACCGACTACTGGCGGCCGGGCCATCTGCACTCGCCTCTTACATCACCGACGTCGACTCCGGAGAAGAAATCAGCGATATTGAG gtCTTAGATCAATCCTATGAAGAAATAGATATCGACGTAACGAAACCTATGAAACTAGATTTATCCGTCTCAGAAAACTACACAA
- the jumu gene encoding forkhead box protein N4 jumeau isoform X2, whose product MDLYITDSLQDMLDMDIKNEMATDLSSITDFPDSLGLNFSDMPPLLDMDTDNSAIWLNNSSNSFVHNLDLYGSEANAVMVNPNSVMPSTFAETPVKSAVKEEASNLLLTSANNDLNSNTSVPSPKEEKSHLTFSPNAIKVSKVEPEEQPVVKKPLEEATQMVIYVRKQDKHVVKDLLKDLDTSKLKTTTPTQAQTVRVKAAHELIKVNNKNCSILNTSQKVAQQLGTNTIISGNIHILDAQQSRTILANSNKSQATILIDNSSLNNNRQIIKTSVSGAFTVDPSQAKYVNSTIKHTSGGGEFPKPAYSYSCLIAMALKNSRTGSLPVSEIYNFMCQHFPYFKTAPNGWKNSVRHNLSLNKCFEKIEKPSTNGSQRKGCLWAMNPSKVGKMDEEVQKWSRKDPQAIKKAMVYPDSLEALERGEMKYSGAAGDVDEDDPDADADAELDADVELDPEVKAEVEEEETIVEQEVSDQELEVEEVVEGTGMVGGTYRLLAAGPSALASYITDVDSGEEISDIEVLDQSYEEIDIDVTKPMKLDLSVSENYTIHSAKRAKTSFIYQPVAAQAHTSRRKTPLVNRVALI is encoded by the exons ATGGATTTATACATTACCGACTCACTCCAAGACATGCTGGACATGGACATCAAAAACGAAATGGCCACAGATCTAAGCAGTATAACAGATTTTCCT GACTCATTAGGACTTAATTTTTCTGATATGCCTCCTCTATTAGATATGGATACGGATAATTCTGCAATATGGCTCAACAACTCCTCTAATAGTTTTGTTCATAACTTGGATCTATATGGGTCAGAAGCTAACGCAGTTATGGTCAACCCGAACTCCGTCATGCCGTCCACATTCGCAGAAACTCCAGTTAAAAGCGCTGTGAAAGAAGAAGCTTCaaatttattactaacatcTGCCAACAATGACTTGAATAGCAATACATCAGTGCCTAGTCCTAAAGAAGAAAAAAGTCATCTTACTTTTTCTCCCAACGCAATCAAAGTTTCTAAAGTGGAGCCCGAAGAGCAGCCCGTCGTCAAGAAACCTCTAGAAGAGGCCACCCAGATGGTTATTTATGTGCGAAAACAAGACAAGCATGTGGTGAAGGATTTATTGAAGGACTTAGATACTAGCAAACTGAAAACTACCACTCCAACTCAAGCTCAAACAGTTAGAGTAAAAGCAGCCCACGAACTAATAAAAGTGAATAATAAAAACTGTTCTATTTTGAACACAAGCCAAAAAGTAGCACAACAATTAGGAACTAATACTATTATATCTGGTAATATTCATATATTAGATGCACAGCAATCTAGGACAATTTTAGCCAATAGCAACAAGAGTCAAGCGACGATACTAATTGATAACTCGTCGTTGAACAATAATAGGCAAATAATTAAGACATCGGTTAGTGGGGCATTTACTGTCGACCCTAGCCAAGCAAAATATGTAAACTCCACAATCAAACATACCTCCGGTGGCGGCGAGTTTCCTAAACCTGCATACTCCTATTCATGCTTGATAGCTATGGCGCTAAAGAACTCGAGAACAGGCAGTTTACCCGTCTCGGAAATTTATAATTTCATGTG tCAACATTTTCCTTATTTCAAAACGGCACCAAACGGTTGGAAAAATTCAGTGCGTCACAATCTTAGTTTAAATAAATGCtttgaaaaaattgaaaaaccaTCTACGAACGGAAGTCAAAGAAAAGGTTGCTTATGGGCCATGAATCCGTCTAAAGTTGGGAAGATGGATGAGGAAGTCCAAAAATGGTCACGAAAAGATCCTCAAGCTATTAAGAAGGCGATGGTTTATCCAG ACAGTCTGGAAGCTTTAGAGCGTGGCGAGATGAAATATAGTGGCGCGGCCGGCGACGTGGACGAAGACGATCCGGACGCAGACGCTGACGCAGAATTAGATGCTGATGTCGAGCTTGACCCCGAAGTTAAAGCCGAAGTGGAAGAGGAAGAGACTATTGTAGAACAG GAAGTGTCAGATCAAGAGTTGGAGGTGGAAGAAGTGGTAGAAGGAACAGGTATGGTGGGCGGAACCTACCGACTACTGGCGGCCGGGCCATCTGCACTCGCCTCTTACATCACCGACGTCGACTCCGGAGAAGAAATCAGCGATATTGAG gtCTTAGATCAATCCTATGAAGAAATAGATATCGACGTAACGAAACCTATGAAACTAGATTTATCCGTCTCAGAAAACTACACAA